One genomic region from Drosophila busckii strain San Diego stock center, stock number 13000-0081.31 chromosome 3R, ASM1175060v1, whole genome shotgun sequence encodes:
- the LOC108603652 gene encoding uncharacterized protein LOC108603652 isoform X1: MRMAPLLSQISRCLRYHAPLCRASRLLHGSYRQWRRLSNWQPLQPPRSSSMLMRVQLYSQRNANVFTFNGNAMLRKRVSFTTSLEDTKQTVVPVGVITPETKDGKELKIIIVPLDLANQDAEALKHTLESINQLRKYASEIEAFTNSMTEDFSSKDAAAVSEEKQLGNALMPEVEGMNFWESYAISRVKAPAAEPLEAAAATATAVATEATPTMPTTPNPGSPNTPYVPLQTPLQPNVIPTTTPPLQPSTMPFGDPMVPQINATAVVSKSLNDADMEQIIIDVPKSLGEQLNDMAISSMQLSFEMDMTNVRDVILHGESAQVREAPSLCDDPMVCLETKVEVDSAHEITNTLPIRFNALIKGTVEIDANKLNPEQLSEEHLPEYNDTVTSIAANICSTALQRGFPTDLNETTATTATAPESAAAETLAAEAIASYNKAKLTAEKRIAMKRHQAEMASQKLQWITPEFEVREMGTLSLPQEVEVPYLKDGCKYPIIKPKKKCPKKCPLDDPCKENPCKRPKKPQKPKKAASTTEITAMADKKDTCGKGKDAKGKDGKDKKDPCAKFKKGKDGKDGKKDPCAKGKDGKDGKAKKDPCAKFKKGKDGKGKKDPCAKKDAKKDPCAKKDAKKDPCAKGKDGKDGKAKKDPCAKFKKGKDGKGKKDPCAKKDAKKDPCAKKDAKKDPCKKKFSTYPVSKFYTSNGATSRRSLSTSLSSGFVDLKLENQKSHLSYNLKPRFMGYSSLARCLINKQRSSPARFPVYSTLVRRHYGGLRSKQAGVKQPCPEFSMAKYYSKGPGKSEDGKCSVLTTKMPANRKETKKRADGLRTDCFGLDEECPKNRCTGNCGPIKKPVKKCDRSKQNKGKERNELLNRSSLMLSQMRMQSDLSLSRKRYMSLISEKTATVSEPLDSVERDTACTPIEVVRIPTSYKISKHWMPRPVVKQFDVLIRTGSVALTGSDIHVYENANRELDSMTLGHDATGFVEEIGSCVHHLRVGDRVVMESALSCGICEFCKQGLYNICSDLVYNGFMGSHQSHPADLCHRLPDDISMEVGTLTQTLALGCQACFKANITPTSNVLIIGSSPTAVSAAMCATAIGAKRVAIASNMNASLDTIKQDFNFNTISFDANALFGEVLESIYTQFKDWPNCVINCAITPMTMNLAVMALQPCSVCILAECETECASFNALDVLMKNIRLIPSFRSANMYPTALQLMKSGRAPMHKFIARAFPWSELEDAFRCAQHESNVGLRKVIVNNCVQNDIGGLIKNKFQKSLREQNE, from the exons ATGCGAATGGCTCCGCTTCTATCACAGATCTCTCGCTGCTTGCGGTATCATGCACCTCTCTGCCGAGCGAGTCGCCTGCTGCATGGCAGCTACAGACAATGGAGGCGCCTATCCAACTGGCAGCCACTGCAGCCACCACGCAGCTCATCGATGCTGATGCGTGTGCAGCTTTATTCGCAGCGTAATGCAAATGTGTTTACGTTTAATGGGAATGCAATGTTGCGTAAGCGCGTGAGCTTCACCACATCCTTGGAGGACACCAAGCAGACTGTAGTGCCAGTGGGCGTTATCACGCCAGAGACAAAAGACGGCAAGGAGCTGAAGATTATCATAGTGCCGCTTGATTTGGCCAATCAGGATGCAGAGGCTTTGAAGCATACGCTGGAATCTATTAATCAACTGCGTAAATATGCGTCGGAGATTGAAGCATTTACCAATAGCATGACCGAGGACTTTAGCAGCAAGGATGCTGCAGCTGTGAGTGAAGAGAAGCAACTTGGCAATGCACTGATGCCCGAAGTGGAGGGCATGAATTTCTGGGAAAGCTATGCGATTTCGCGCGTTAAAGCGCCAGCCGCTGAGCCGCTAGAAGCAGCTGCCGCCACCGCTACTGCAGTAGCAACAGAAGCTACGCCCACAATGCCCACAACACCCAACCCAGGCTCACCCAATACGCCGTATGTGCCATTGCAGACGCCATTACAGCCGAATGTAATACCCACAACAACGCCACCGCTGCAGCCCAGCACTATGCCATTTGGTGATCCAATGGTGCCGCAAATAAATGCCACCGCTGTGGTTAGCAAGAGCCTCAATGATGCTGACATGGAGCAGATTATCATTGATGTGCCCAAGAGTCTGGGTGAGCAGTTGAATGACATGGCCATTTCTTCGATGCAGCTGTCTTTCGAAATGGACATGACCAATGTGCGTGACGTCATACTGCATGGCGAGTCGGCACAAGTGCGCGAAGCTCCCAGCTTGTGCGACGATCCAATGGTGTGCCTGGAAACCAAAGTGGAGGTAGACTCGGCCCATGAGATAACAAACACATTGCCCATACGCTTCAATGCACTGATCAAGGGCACTGTTGAAATAGATGCCAACAAGCTGAATCCAGAGCAGCTTAGCGAGGAGCATCTGCCAGAGTACAATGATACGGTCACCTCCATTGCAGCCAACATTTGCAGCACTGCGCTGCAGCGAGGTTTTCCCACCGATCTTAACGAAACTACAGCgactacagctacagctccagaGTCCGCAGCTGCTGAAACTTTGGCAGCGGAGGCCATTGCCAGTTACAATAAAGCCAAGCTTACGGCCGAGAAGCGCATTGCTATGAAACGCCATCAAGCTGAAATGGCCAGTCAAAAGTTACAGTGGATTACGCCTGAATTTGAGGTGCGTGAAATGGGCACGTTGTCGTTGCCGCAGGAGGTTGAAGTGCCATATTTGAAGGATGGCTGCAAGTATCCTATCATCAAGCCAAAGAAGAAGTGTCCCAAGAAATGCCCCTTGGACGATCCCTGCAAGGAGAATCCTTGCAAGCGCCCGAAGAAGCCACAGAAGCCCAAGAAAGCAGCTTCGACTACTGAGATTACGGCCATGGCTGACAAGAAAGATACTTGTGGAAAGGGCAAAGATGCCAAAGGCAAGGATGGCAAGGATAAAAAGGACCCATGCGCCAAATTCAAAAAAGGCAAAGATGGCAAGGATGGCAAAAAGGATCCTTGCGCCAAGGGCAAAGATGGCAAGGATGGCAAAGCTAAAAAGGATCCCTGCGCCAAGTTTAAAAAGGGCAAAGATGGCAAAGGCAAGAAAGATCCCTGTGCCAAGAAGGATGCCAAAAAGGATCCCTGTGCCAAGAAGGATGCCAAGAAGGATCCTTGCGCCAAGGGTAAAGATGGCAAGGATGGCAAAGCTAAAAAGGATCCCTGCGCCAAATTCAAAAAGGGCAAAGATGGCAAAGGCAAGAAAGATCCCTGTGCCAAGAAGGATGCCAAAAAGGATCCCTGTGCCAAGAAGGATGCCAAAAAGGATCCCTGCAAAAAGAAGTTCTCAACATACCCAGTATCCAAATTTTACACATCCAATGGAGCCACCTCCAGACGCTCGCTGTCTACCTCACTCAGTAGCGGCTTCGTGGATCTAAAATTAGAAAACCAAAAATCACATTTGTCGTATAACCTAAAGCCGAGATTTATGGGCTATTCGTCACTAGCGCGTTGCCTcataaacaagcagcgcagctcacCTGCTCGCTTCCCAGTCTACTCGACGCTTGTGCGTCGCCATTACGGCGGCTTGCGCTCGAAGCAGGCGGGAGTAAAGCAGCCATGTCCAGAGTTTAGTATGGCAAAATATTATAGCAAAGGTCCTGGCAAGTCGGAGGATGGCAAGTGCAGTGTGCTTACCACGAAGATGCCGGCTAATCGCAAGGAAACAAAGAAGAGGGCTGATGGCTTGCGAACAGATTGTTTTGGCCTGGACGAGGAGTGCCCCAAGAATCGCTGCACGGGCAACTGTGGGCCCATCAAGAAGCCAGTAAAGAAGTGCGACAGAAGTAAGCAGAACAAAGGTAAAG AAAGAAATGAACTGCTTAACAGGAGCTCATTAATGCTCAGCCAAATGCGCATGCAAAGCGATTTGTCGCTTAGCAGAAAACGCTACATGTCCCTCATAAGCGAGAAGACGGCAACAGTGAGCGAACCTTTGGACTCTGTTGAAAGAGACACAGCCTGCACGCCCATTGAGGTCGTCAGGATACCGACTTCTtataaaataagcaagcaCTGGATGCCGCGTCCCGTTGTCAAGCAGTTTG ACGTGCTTATACGCACGGGCTCGGTGGCGCTCACTGGCTCCGATATACACGTATACGAGAACGCCAATCGTGAGCTGGACTCGATGACGCTTGGTCACGATGCCACCGGGTTCGTGGAGGAGATTGGCAGCTGTGTGCATCATTTGCGTGTGGGTGATCGCGTCGTTATGGAATCGGCGCTATCCTGCGGCATTTGTGAATTCTGCAAACAAGGACTGTACAACATATGCTCCGACTTGGTTTACAACGGCTTCATGGGCAGCCATCAGTCGCATCCAGCGGATTTATGCCATCGCCTGCCCGACGACATCTCCATGGAGGTGGGCACGCTCACGCAGACGCTGGCGCTGGGCTGCCAGGCCTGCTTCAAGGCGAACATAACGCCAACCAGCAATGTGCTAATCATTGGCTCCAGTCCCACCGCCGTTTCGGCTGCCATGTGCGCAACTGCGATTGGAGCCAAGCGTGTGGCCATTGCTAGCAACATGAACGCCTCACTGGACACGATCAAGCAGgactttaatttcaataccATTAGCTTTGACGCAAATGCTTTGTTCGGCGAAGTGCTAGAATCAATATACACGCAATTCAAGGATTGGCCCAATTGTGTCATCAATTGCGCCATAACACCCATGACCATGAATCTGGCTGTGATGGCCTTGCAGCCTTGCAGTGTCTGCATTCTGGCCGAGTGCGAGACCGAGTGTGCCAGCTTCAATGCACTTGACGTACTTATGAAGAACATACGCCTCATTCCCAGCTTTCGATCCGCCAATATGTATCCGAcggcgctgcagctgatgaAATCCGGTCGAGCGCCCATGCACAAGTTCATAGCCCGAGCTTTTCCGTGGAGCGAGCTGGAGGATGCGTTCCGGTGTGCACAGCATGAGTCCAATGTTGGCCTGCGCAAGGTAATTGTCAACAACTGTGTGCAGAACGACATTGGGGGATTGATAAagaacaaatttcaaaaatcaTTGCGAGAGCAAAATGAATAA
- the LOC108603652 gene encoding uncharacterized protein LOC108603652 isoform X3 → MRMAPLLSQISRCLRYHAPLCRASRLLHGSYRQWRRLSNWQPLQPPRSSSMLMRVQLYSQRNANVFTFNGNAMLRKRVSFTTSLEDTKQTVVPVGVITPETKDGKELKIIIVPLDLANQDAEALKHTLESINQLRKYASEIEAFTNSMTEDFSSKDAAAVSEEKQLGNALMPEVEGMNFWESYAISRVKAPAAEPLEAAAATATAVATEATPTMPTTPNPGSPNTPYVPLQTPLQPNVIPTTTPPLQPSTMPFGDPMVPQINATAVVSKSLNDADMEQIIIDVPKSLGEQLNDMAISSMQLSFEMDMTNVRDVILHGESAQVREAPSLCDDPMVCLETKVEVDSAHEITNTLPIRFNALIKGTVEIDANKLNPEQLSEEHLPEYNDTVTSIAANICSTALQRGFPTDLNETTATTATAPESAAAETLAAEAIASYNKAKLTAEKRIAMKRHQAEMASQKLQWITPEFEVREMGTLSLPQEVEVPYLKDGCKYPIIKPKKKCPKKCPLDDPCKENPCKRPKKPQKPKKAASTTEITAMADKKDTCGKGKDAKGKDGKDKKDPCAKFKKGKDGKDGKKDPCAKGKDGKDGKAKKDPCAKFKKGKDGKGKKDPCAKKDAKKDPCAKKDAKKDPCAKGKDGKDGKAKKDPCAKFKKGKDGKGKKDPCAKKDAKKDPCAKKDAKKDPCKKKFSTYPVSKFYTSNGATSRRSLSTSLSSGFVDLKLENQKSHLSYNLKPRFMGYSSLARCLINKQRSSPARFPVYSTLVRRHYGGLRSKQAGVKQPCPEFSMAKYYSKGPGKSEDGKCSVLTTKMPANRKETKKRADGLRTDCFGLDEECPKNRCTGNCGPIKKPVKKCDRSKQNKGKGRKK, encoded by the exons ATGCGAATGGCTCCGCTTCTATCACAGATCTCTCGCTGCTTGCGGTATCATGCACCTCTCTGCCGAGCGAGTCGCCTGCTGCATGGCAGCTACAGACAATGGAGGCGCCTATCCAACTGGCAGCCACTGCAGCCACCACGCAGCTCATCGATGCTGATGCGTGTGCAGCTTTATTCGCAGCGTAATGCAAATGTGTTTACGTTTAATGGGAATGCAATGTTGCGTAAGCGCGTGAGCTTCACCACATCCTTGGAGGACACCAAGCAGACTGTAGTGCCAGTGGGCGTTATCACGCCAGAGACAAAAGACGGCAAGGAGCTGAAGATTATCATAGTGCCGCTTGATTTGGCCAATCAGGATGCAGAGGCTTTGAAGCATACGCTGGAATCTATTAATCAACTGCGTAAATATGCGTCGGAGATTGAAGCATTTACCAATAGCATGACCGAGGACTTTAGCAGCAAGGATGCTGCAGCTGTGAGTGAAGAGAAGCAACTTGGCAATGCACTGATGCCCGAAGTGGAGGGCATGAATTTCTGGGAAAGCTATGCGATTTCGCGCGTTAAAGCGCCAGCCGCTGAGCCGCTAGAAGCAGCTGCCGCCACCGCTACTGCAGTAGCAACAGAAGCTACGCCCACAATGCCCACAACACCCAACCCAGGCTCACCCAATACGCCGTATGTGCCATTGCAGACGCCATTACAGCCGAATGTAATACCCACAACAACGCCACCGCTGCAGCCCAGCACTATGCCATTTGGTGATCCAATGGTGCCGCAAATAAATGCCACCGCTGTGGTTAGCAAGAGCCTCAATGATGCTGACATGGAGCAGATTATCATTGATGTGCCCAAGAGTCTGGGTGAGCAGTTGAATGACATGGCCATTTCTTCGATGCAGCTGTCTTTCGAAATGGACATGACCAATGTGCGTGACGTCATACTGCATGGCGAGTCGGCACAAGTGCGCGAAGCTCCCAGCTTGTGCGACGATCCAATGGTGTGCCTGGAAACCAAAGTGGAGGTAGACTCGGCCCATGAGATAACAAACACATTGCCCATACGCTTCAATGCACTGATCAAGGGCACTGTTGAAATAGATGCCAACAAGCTGAATCCAGAGCAGCTTAGCGAGGAGCATCTGCCAGAGTACAATGATACGGTCACCTCCATTGCAGCCAACATTTGCAGCACTGCGCTGCAGCGAGGTTTTCCCACCGATCTTAACGAAACTACAGCgactacagctacagctccagaGTCCGCAGCTGCTGAAACTTTGGCAGCGGAGGCCATTGCCAGTTACAATAAAGCCAAGCTTACGGCCGAGAAGCGCATTGCTATGAAACGCCATCAAGCTGAAATGGCCAGTCAAAAGTTACAGTGGATTACGCCTGAATTTGAGGTGCGTGAAATGGGCACGTTGTCGTTGCCGCAGGAGGTTGAAGTGCCATATTTGAAGGATGGCTGCAAGTATCCTATCATCAAGCCAAAGAAGAAGTGTCCCAAGAAATGCCCCTTGGACGATCCCTGCAAGGAGAATCCTTGCAAGCGCCCGAAGAAGCCACAGAAGCCCAAGAAAGCAGCTTCGACTACTGAGATTACGGCCATGGCTGACAAGAAAGATACTTGTGGAAAGGGCAAAGATGCCAAAGGCAAGGATGGCAAGGATAAAAAGGACCCATGCGCCAAATTCAAAAAAGGCAAAGATGGCAAGGATGGCAAAAAGGATCCTTGCGCCAAGGGCAAAGATGGCAAGGATGGCAAAGCTAAAAAGGATCCCTGCGCCAAGTTTAAAAAGGGCAAAGATGGCAAAGGCAAGAAAGATCCCTGTGCCAAGAAGGATGCCAAAAAGGATCCCTGTGCCAAGAAGGATGCCAAGAAGGATCCTTGCGCCAAGGGTAAAGATGGCAAGGATGGCAAAGCTAAAAAGGATCCCTGCGCCAAATTCAAAAAGGGCAAAGATGGCAAAGGCAAGAAAGATCCCTGTGCCAAGAAGGATGCCAAAAAGGATCCCTGTGCCAAGAAGGATGCCAAAAAGGATCCCTGCAAAAAGAAGTTCTCAACATACCCAGTATCCAAATTTTACACATCCAATGGAGCCACCTCCAGACGCTCGCTGTCTACCTCACTCAGTAGCGGCTTCGTGGATCTAAAATTAGAAAACCAAAAATCACATTTGTCGTATAACCTAAAGCCGAGATTTATGGGCTATTCGTCACTAGCGCGTTGCCTcataaacaagcagcgcagctcacCTGCTCGCTTCCCAGTCTACTCGACGCTTGTGCGTCGCCATTACGGCGGCTTGCGCTCGAAGCAGGCGGGAGTAAAGCAGCCATGTCCAGAGTTTAGTATGGCAAAATATTATAGCAAAGGTCCTGGCAAGTCGGAGGATGGCAAGTGCAGTGTGCTTACCACGAAGATGCCGGCTAATCGCAAGGAAACAAAGAAGAGGGCTGATGGCTTGCGAACAGATTGTTTTGGCCTGGACGAGGAGTGCCCCAAGAATCGCTGCACGGGCAACTGTGGGCCCATCAAGAAGCCAGTAAAGAAGTGCGACAGAAGTAAGCAGAACAAAGGTAAAG GTAGAAAGAAATGA
- the LOC108603652 gene encoding uncharacterized protein LOC108603652 isoform X2: MPPVLHISRCLRYHAPLCRASRLLHGSYRQWRRLSNWQPLQPPRSSSMLMRVQLYSQRNANVFTFNGNAMLRKRVSFTTSLEDTKQTVVPVGVITPETKDGKELKIIIVPLDLANQDAEALKHTLESINQLRKYASEIEAFTNSMTEDFSSKDAAAVSEEKQLGNALMPEVEGMNFWESYAISRVKAPAAEPLEAAAATATAVATEATPTMPTTPNPGSPNTPYVPLQTPLQPNVIPTTTPPLQPSTMPFGDPMVPQINATAVVSKSLNDADMEQIIIDVPKSLGEQLNDMAISSMQLSFEMDMTNVRDVILHGESAQVREAPSLCDDPMVCLETKVEVDSAHEITNTLPIRFNALIKGTVEIDANKLNPEQLSEEHLPEYNDTVTSIAANICSTALQRGFPTDLNETTATTATAPESAAAETLAAEAIASYNKAKLTAEKRIAMKRHQAEMASQKLQWITPEFEVREMGTLSLPQEVEVPYLKDGCKYPIIKPKKKCPKKCPLDDPCKENPCKRPKKPQKPKKAASTTEITAMADKKDTCGKGKDAKGKDGKDKKDPCAKFKKGKDGKDGKKDPCAKGKDGKDGKAKKDPCAKFKKGKDGKGKKDPCAKKDAKKDPCAKKDAKKDPCAKGKDGKDGKAKKDPCAKFKKGKDGKGKKDPCAKKDAKKDPCAKKDAKKDPCKKKFSTYPVSKFYTSNGATSRRSLSTSLSSGFVDLKLENQKSHLSYNLKPRFMGYSSLARCLINKQRSSPARFPVYSTLVRRHYGGLRSKQAGVKQPCPEFSMAKYYSKGPGKSEDGKCSVLTTKMPANRKETKKRADGLRTDCFGLDEECPKNRCTGNCGPIKKPVKKCDRSKQNKGKERNELLNRSSLMLSQMRMQSDLSLSRKRYMSLISEKTATVSEPLDSVERDTACTPIEVVRIPTSYKISKHWMPRPVVKQFDVLIRTGSVALTGSDIHVYENANRELDSMTLGHDATGFVEEIGSCVHHLRVGDRVVMESALSCGICEFCKQGLYNICSDLVYNGFMGSHQSHPADLCHRLPDDISMEVGTLTQTLALGCQACFKANITPTSNVLIIGSSPTAVSAAMCATAIGAKRVAIASNMNASLDTIKQDFNFNTISFDANALFGEVLESIYTQFKDWPNCVINCAITPMTMNLAVMALQPCSVCILAECETECASFNALDVLMKNIRLIPSFRSANMYPTALQLMKSGRAPMHKFIARAFPWSELEDAFRCAQHESNVGLRKVIVNNCVQNDIGGLIKNKFQKSLREQNE, encoded by the exons atgccGCCCGTACTACAC ATCTCTCGCTGCTTGCGGTATCATGCACCTCTCTGCCGAGCGAGTCGCCTGCTGCATGGCAGCTACAGACAATGGAGGCGCCTATCCAACTGGCAGCCACTGCAGCCACCACGCAGCTCATCGATGCTGATGCGTGTGCAGCTTTATTCGCAGCGTAATGCAAATGTGTTTACGTTTAATGGGAATGCAATGTTGCGTAAGCGCGTGAGCTTCACCACATCCTTGGAGGACACCAAGCAGACTGTAGTGCCAGTGGGCGTTATCACGCCAGAGACAAAAGACGGCAAGGAGCTGAAGATTATCATAGTGCCGCTTGATTTGGCCAATCAGGATGCAGAGGCTTTGAAGCATACGCTGGAATCTATTAATCAACTGCGTAAATATGCGTCGGAGATTGAAGCATTTACCAATAGCATGACCGAGGACTTTAGCAGCAAGGATGCTGCAGCTGTGAGTGAAGAGAAGCAACTTGGCAATGCACTGATGCCCGAAGTGGAGGGCATGAATTTCTGGGAAAGCTATGCGATTTCGCGCGTTAAAGCGCCAGCCGCTGAGCCGCTAGAAGCAGCTGCCGCCACCGCTACTGCAGTAGCAACAGAAGCTACGCCCACAATGCCCACAACACCCAACCCAGGCTCACCCAATACGCCGTATGTGCCATTGCAGACGCCATTACAGCCGAATGTAATACCCACAACAACGCCACCGCTGCAGCCCAGCACTATGCCATTTGGTGATCCAATGGTGCCGCAAATAAATGCCACCGCTGTGGTTAGCAAGAGCCTCAATGATGCTGACATGGAGCAGATTATCATTGATGTGCCCAAGAGTCTGGGTGAGCAGTTGAATGACATGGCCATTTCTTCGATGCAGCTGTCTTTCGAAATGGACATGACCAATGTGCGTGACGTCATACTGCATGGCGAGTCGGCACAAGTGCGCGAAGCTCCCAGCTTGTGCGACGATCCAATGGTGTGCCTGGAAACCAAAGTGGAGGTAGACTCGGCCCATGAGATAACAAACACATTGCCCATACGCTTCAATGCACTGATCAAGGGCACTGTTGAAATAGATGCCAACAAGCTGAATCCAGAGCAGCTTAGCGAGGAGCATCTGCCAGAGTACAATGATACGGTCACCTCCATTGCAGCCAACATTTGCAGCACTGCGCTGCAGCGAGGTTTTCCCACCGATCTTAACGAAACTACAGCgactacagctacagctccagaGTCCGCAGCTGCTGAAACTTTGGCAGCGGAGGCCATTGCCAGTTACAATAAAGCCAAGCTTACGGCCGAGAAGCGCATTGCTATGAAACGCCATCAAGCTGAAATGGCCAGTCAAAAGTTACAGTGGATTACGCCTGAATTTGAGGTGCGTGAAATGGGCACGTTGTCGTTGCCGCAGGAGGTTGAAGTGCCATATTTGAAGGATGGCTGCAAGTATCCTATCATCAAGCCAAAGAAGAAGTGTCCCAAGAAATGCCCCTTGGACGATCCCTGCAAGGAGAATCCTTGCAAGCGCCCGAAGAAGCCACAGAAGCCCAAGAAAGCAGCTTCGACTACTGAGATTACGGCCATGGCTGACAAGAAAGATACTTGTGGAAAGGGCAAAGATGCCAAAGGCAAGGATGGCAAGGATAAAAAGGACCCATGCGCCAAATTCAAAAAAGGCAAAGATGGCAAGGATGGCAAAAAGGATCCTTGCGCCAAGGGCAAAGATGGCAAGGATGGCAAAGCTAAAAAGGATCCCTGCGCCAAGTTTAAAAAGGGCAAAGATGGCAAAGGCAAGAAAGATCCCTGTGCCAAGAAGGATGCCAAAAAGGATCCCTGTGCCAAGAAGGATGCCAAGAAGGATCCTTGCGCCAAGGGTAAAGATGGCAAGGATGGCAAAGCTAAAAAGGATCCCTGCGCCAAATTCAAAAAGGGCAAAGATGGCAAAGGCAAGAAAGATCCCTGTGCCAAGAAGGATGCCAAAAAGGATCCCTGTGCCAAGAAGGATGCCAAAAAGGATCCCTGCAAAAAGAAGTTCTCAACATACCCAGTATCCAAATTTTACACATCCAATGGAGCCACCTCCAGACGCTCGCTGTCTACCTCACTCAGTAGCGGCTTCGTGGATCTAAAATTAGAAAACCAAAAATCACATTTGTCGTATAACCTAAAGCCGAGATTTATGGGCTATTCGTCACTAGCGCGTTGCCTcataaacaagcagcgcagctcacCTGCTCGCTTCCCAGTCTACTCGACGCTTGTGCGTCGCCATTACGGCGGCTTGCGCTCGAAGCAGGCGGGAGTAAAGCAGCCATGTCCAGAGTTTAGTATGGCAAAATATTATAGCAAAGGTCCTGGCAAGTCGGAGGATGGCAAGTGCAGTGTGCTTACCACGAAGATGCCGGCTAATCGCAAGGAAACAAAGAAGAGGGCTGATGGCTTGCGAACAGATTGTTTTGGCCTGGACGAGGAGTGCCCCAAGAATCGCTGCACGGGCAACTGTGGGCCCATCAAGAAGCCAGTAAAGAAGTGCGACAGAAGTAAGCAGAACAAAGGTAAAG AAAGAAATGAACTGCTTAACAGGAGCTCATTAATGCTCAGCCAAATGCGCATGCAAAGCGATTTGTCGCTTAGCAGAAAACGCTACATGTCCCTCATAAGCGAGAAGACGGCAACAGTGAGCGAACCTTTGGACTCTGTTGAAAGAGACACAGCCTGCACGCCCATTGAGGTCGTCAGGATACCGACTTCTtataaaataagcaagcaCTGGATGCCGCGTCCCGTTGTCAAGCAGTTTG ACGTGCTTATACGCACGGGCTCGGTGGCGCTCACTGGCTCCGATATACACGTATACGAGAACGCCAATCGTGAGCTGGACTCGATGACGCTTGGTCACGATGCCACCGGGTTCGTGGAGGAGATTGGCAGCTGTGTGCATCATTTGCGTGTGGGTGATCGCGTCGTTATGGAATCGGCGCTATCCTGCGGCATTTGTGAATTCTGCAAACAAGGACTGTACAACATATGCTCCGACTTGGTTTACAACGGCTTCATGGGCAGCCATCAGTCGCATCCAGCGGATTTATGCCATCGCCTGCCCGACGACATCTCCATGGAGGTGGGCACGCTCACGCAGACGCTGGCGCTGGGCTGCCAGGCCTGCTTCAAGGCGAACATAACGCCAACCAGCAATGTGCTAATCATTGGCTCCAGTCCCACCGCCGTTTCGGCTGCCATGTGCGCAACTGCGATTGGAGCCAAGCGTGTGGCCATTGCTAGCAACATGAACGCCTCACTGGACACGATCAAGCAGgactttaatttcaataccATTAGCTTTGACGCAAATGCTTTGTTCGGCGAAGTGCTAGAATCAATATACACGCAATTCAAGGATTGGCCCAATTGTGTCATCAATTGCGCCATAACACCCATGACCATGAATCTGGCTGTGATGGCCTTGCAGCCTTGCAGTGTCTGCATTCTGGCCGAGTGCGAGACCGAGTGTGCCAGCTTCAATGCACTTGACGTACTTATGAAGAACATACGCCTCATTCCCAGCTTTCGATCCGCCAATATGTATCCGAcggcgctgcagctgatgaAATCCGGTCGAGCGCCCATGCACAAGTTCATAGCCCGAGCTTTTCCGTGGAGCGAGCTGGAGGATGCGTTCCGGTGTGCACAGCATGAGTCCAATGTTGGCCTGCGCAAGGTAATTGTCAACAACTGTGTGCAGAACGACATTGGGGGATTGATAAagaacaaatttcaaaaatcaTTGCGAGAGCAAAATGAATAA